One part of the Bacillus sp. FJAT-45350 genome encodes these proteins:
- a CDS encoding F510_1955 family glycosylhydrolase produces the protein MKKKVLYSVVSMALILAACGDGEVVEEAELTQEEVATEEVVEESTFESDDHSTIASNSFYEPFEGKLDHLHGLGYAGNQDAIFFATHTGIKVYEDGQWYQTIGQNNDYMGFNAVDKGFYTSGHPGVGVDLPDPIGLKRSFDNGQTLEDLGLEGESDFHVMAVGFKSHIVYVFNEFPNSKFSTGLFVTKDNGESWTELRASNLGSGIFSLATHPTDEHLVAAVTNDGIFFSEDGGESFNLLTLNQQGTSVFFSDNTLWYGAFGQEPTLVKYSLDSGEEEQILLPKLVEDAVMYLAQNPKKPNEIVFTTFDGHVYISNDGGNSWDQLAENGLVQ, from the coding sequence TTGAAAAAGAAAGTACTATATTCAGTAGTGTCAATGGCACTTATTTTAGCGGCCTGTGGTGATGGTGAAGTAGTTGAGGAGGCTGAATTAACCCAAGAAGAAGTTGCTACTGAGGAAGTAGTAGAAGAAAGTACATTTGAAAGTGATGATCATTCAACTATCGCCTCGAATAGTTTTTATGAACCATTCGAAGGTAAACTAGACCACCTACACGGTTTAGGGTATGCAGGGAATCAAGACGCTATTTTCTTTGCAACACATACTGGGATAAAGGTTTATGAAGATGGCCAGTGGTATCAAACAATAGGGCAAAATAATGATTATATGGGCTTCAATGCGGTAGATAAAGGATTTTACACTAGTGGTCACCCAGGAGTAGGAGTAGACTTGCCAGATCCAATAGGGTTAAAGCGTAGCTTCGATAATGGACAAACCCTTGAAGACCTAGGTTTAGAAGGAGAAAGTGATTTTCATGTAATGGCGGTAGGTTTTAAAAGTCATATTGTGTACGTATTTAATGAATTTCCAAACTCAAAGTTTAGCACTGGGTTATTTGTTACAAAAGACAATGGAGAGTCATGGACAGAGCTTCGTGCATCTAATCTCGGAAGTGGCATTTTTAGTTTAGCGACACACCCTACAGATGAACATTTAGTTGCGGCAGTGACAAACGATGGAATATTTTTCTCAGAGGATGGTGGCGAGAGTTTCAATCTATTAACTCTAAACCAACAAGGAACATCGGTCTTTTTCTCAGATAATACATTATGGTATGGTGCATTTGGACAAGAGCCAACACTTGTTAAATATTCTCTTGATAGTGGTGAGGAAGAGCAAATTTTGTTACCCAAACTTGTAGAAGATGCAGTTATGTATTTAGCGCAAAACCCAAAAAAACCCAATGAAATCGTGTTTACAACGTTTGACGGTCATGTTTATATTTCTAATGATGGTGGGAACTCTTGGGACCAACTAGCCGAAAACGGGTTGGTTCAATAA
- a CDS encoding urease accessory protein UreH domain-containing protein, whose product MYELFNSISQLFYQPLIDLSNGTNIPLLSALILGVIAAAAPCQFTGNIGAITLYGNRSLQKSIPWVEVIFFQLGKIVVFSSLGFIVWLLGSEFQRELTGYLPLFRKLFGPILIIIGLYLLGVITWKWTLGLRQKGYHEKLKGKWGAFLLGSSLSLGFCPTMFSLFFFLLMPLVLSTPYGAVLPAIFSLGTSIPLFIAMYLIWTFGLSGKFMKRGRNIGLWIQRFAGALIIFIGILDTITYWGL is encoded by the coding sequence ATGTATGAACTGTTTAATTCAATTAGTCAATTATTCTATCAACCGTTGATAGATCTCTCTAACGGAACCAATATACCGTTACTATCAGCACTAATACTTGGTGTTATCGCAGCTGCTGCACCTTGTCAATTCACAGGTAATATTGGTGCGATTACCCTTTATGGAAATCGTTCTCTACAGAAATCGATTCCTTGGGTAGAGGTTATCTTTTTTCAGCTTGGAAAAATAGTTGTTTTTTCTAGTCTAGGTTTTATAGTTTGGTTATTAGGATCTGAATTTCAGCGTGAACTAACTGGTTACCTACCTTTGTTCCGAAAGTTATTTGGTCCAATCTTGATTATTATTGGACTTTATTTACTTGGTGTTATTACATGGAAATGGACATTAGGACTAAGACAGAAGGGATATCATGAAAAGTTAAAAGGGAAGTGGGGCGCATTTCTATTAGGAAGTAGCCTTTCTCTTGGGTTTTGTCCGACGATGTTTTCATTATTTTTCTTTTTATTAATGCCTCTTGTATTAAGTACACCATATGGTGCTGTACTTCCTGCTATATTTTCTCTTGGTACCTCGATTCCATTATTTATAGCAATGTATTTAATTTGGACCTTTGGCTTAAGCGGCAAATTTATGAAAAGAGGACGTAATATCGGCCTATGGATTCAACGCTTTGCAGGGGCACTTATTATTTTCATAGGTATCTTAGATACAATTACCTATTGGGGACTATAA